In the Acanthochromis polyacanthus isolate Apoly-LR-REF ecotype Palm Island chromosome 20, KAUST_Apoly_ChrSc, whole genome shotgun sequence genome, agttgctctatattagttaaagttccTATATATACGTTTAAGTTGCTCTgtattggttaaagttgctctatattggttaaagttgctctatattcgttaaagttgctctacattggttaaagttgctctacattggttaaagctgctctatattggttaaagttgctctatattagttaaagttgcgctacatttgttaaagttgctctatattagttaaagttgctctatattagttaaagttgctctacatttgttaaagttgctctatattggttaaagttgctctatattagttaagttgctctacatttgttaaagttgctctatattagttaaagttgctctatattagttaaagttgcgctacatttgttaaagttgctctatattagttaaagttgctctatattagttaaagttgctctatattggttaaagttgctctacattagttaaagttgctctacattggttaaagctgctctatatagttaaagttgctctatattggttaaagttgctctatattagttaaagtgctctacatttgttaaagttgctctatattagttaaagttgctctatattagttaaagttgctctacatttgttaaagttgctctatattagttaaagttgctctatattgctTAAGTGTTATTAGTTTTTCCAGTGTTCATGTAACAAATCAATCATACTGAAAAGTAATTCATACTGGTAAGTGTTGATCTGAAGACCAAACAACTGACTGAGTCTTTTTAAGGAAGCAGACAACATCTAAATCACTCTCAGCTGGTGGCTGCTTAAAATATCCAGATTCTTGTGGAtgatatgtatatgtatgtatgtgtgtgtttgtaggacAATGTGAAGCCGTTCTACCGCACACTGATCAACTTCCTGGCTCACAACAGTCTGACTGTGGTGGTCTTCACGCTGTCCATCCTGGCCAGCCTCACTCTGAACGAGAAAGTCGGTGAAAAGGTAAACAGGAAACAACCCTGTGGCACATTTAGAGCACATTTTACCCATTTAATGTTCCACGTATGCAGTGCTTAAACCCGGTGAGGTTGTTTTCTTACAATATCTTTGTACATTTAAAGTTTTTACAATTTCACATTCCAGCTATTTCTCAAAAAACCATGTTTTTAATATCATTGCATTTAATAATACTTTTAAAGACATTGTGATAATTAACTATCCCATCACCGGTAATGTCATAGAAAAGGTGATAAAATGCACAgctttggaggaaaagagtggaaaaatgtgaacaaaatggATGTCGacattctgctgctgttctgtgtcatattcttctttttcaatcatcaaaatgttagaaaaaagcaacaaaacaacacaaaatattacaaaaatgaggcacaaaatgacaaaacaaaaatgagcaaTCTCGAATTTCAACGTGTcgtggtctagaaatgattttaaatttatagttttactaatttacagcctgcagttaatgtcttctctgtgatttttacactttgtggaccagactggaccctctggagttccacttttggcccacgggcctcatgttggacacccctgatctaaggGTTGACGCATTTCTTAGACCCCCtgtcataaaaacaagaaaacgcAAATATCTTAGAAATCTTTATAAAACTTGTTCCAAgctaaaaaattatatttttatgtatttttcaaataacaaaCTGGAACAACTAGTGCTTTGTTTTCTATTGGGCCCTGATAACAGCCTGCTTTGTTTTTATgcagtaaaatatgtttttctgttcaggAATGCAAACAAATAGCTGTAATTTATCATCtcaatcaaaaaataataatgtgctttgctatttttaatgaGAAAATCCATTCAGAACAGCAATAATTCTATTTTAGCATTAAAGAGCTCGCACATGCTGGCGGATTAACCATTACAGAAACATTAAACACTACAGTGGTAATCAGCAGTACTGTTAATTTAGTGCAGCGGTGGTTAACACCTCACACTGGCTGGTGTGAAACATTAGCTCAGCTCTGTACGTGGGTAGTTTCAGCTGTCATTTGCATCTTAACTGTCCTAAATTACTGGAATGTTCATATAAAGTCAAAAATCCCCTCGCTTTGAAAAGGAATCTTGTATCAAAATGGTGACAGACAACTTTTTTGCAAAGACTAGGTTGCTTTCAGCTTCTTTTGTCAACTAAAACTGTCATGAagtaagagagagaggaaagaagctcctggttttttttttctggctgctagcattagcattagcaacaTGGCAGTACCTGAACGGAAACTTTGATCTCGGTGTCTAAAGCAGACTCAAACGTCCGCTTGTATTAATAAGCAGTCAGGTGTTGTTACTTATTGATTTAACAGAAATAAAGCAATCTGGATGTTGATTTTTAAGCACATCCAGTCTTAAatgtagagctgatgtttcgtttttctgcaaaatattcATGATTTTCATCTAAAATTCCGACAGTTTTCAGCAGATTACTTGAATAATTCAAGTTGGAAAGACTGAATCATTCTAAGATGATTAGAGAGGAGTTTATTTGCATTAAAGATACAGAATAATTCTGATAAACGCTGTTTAGAACATCTATTAATTAGCATAACACCGATAAAGACGTCTGAAATTGTTTTTTGCATTGGATTACATTGAGATCTGAATTTTTGCTCGTCatatgttgatttaaatgaTGAAGCTAATTTGTTGTGCCGCACACATAGATATAAAATTTTTGATTAAGTTAAAATAGGCCACTACTAAACAATGATGGAGCTAACTCAGTCTACAAATCATACTCTTGTTtgcaaaaatggactaaaattgTGACTCAAATCATGACATTTATCAAAATAACCCTAAAAGGATGTTGCAGAGAACCTGTATCTGCTCAGCGTTGTTCTGTCTGAGATATTTCCATGCAACTTTCTTTTTCCTCGTCAGTGTTTGTCTCTTGTTCCTCTGTACGAAAGTTCAACAACAGCTGTGTCTTTTATGTAAATTCTTGTGTTTCCGAGAAGCTGAAATTGAAGTCAATTATGTCTTATCAGAAGGACTTGTGAAGCAGATTagtcacagaaaatgagaaGTGTAAACAGAGCCTTCATTTTCTCACGAGTGAAGCAGAGAACTCATTTAAATACTGACTGAGACTTTTATTATTCTCGATCTGTAGCATCAGAGACTATTTCTGTGTCCGTAGGCGTCATTTTGCCTGTTTCCTTTTTCTGAGTTCCTCTTCTCACTTCAGATTTTAATCTCTACTGAGAAAATTACTAAGATCCCTGTCGTTGACGCTCAGCATGTTGTCCCGTTACTGAATTTGCGTTTTCTCTTATCAGCTCTTCGATGCCAAGAACATCCACCAGACCTTCCAGCTGGTGTTCAACATCATCGTGAACGGCGACGGCACTCTGACCAGAAAATACTCAGTTGACCTCCTGGTCGACCTGCTGAAGAACCCCAAAATAGCAGATTACCTCACGAGGTACACGAGTCTCCCACACCGAGCGTTTAGCCTTAGAGGTTAGCTTCAAAGCTCACTGTGCTGTATTGTCCTGTGTTTGTAGGTATCAGCACTTCTCAGCATGTGTGGCTCAGGTCTTAGGACTGCTGCGTTCTAAAGACCCCGATTCAGCCGCCAAGGTGAGGTTTGACCACACGTTAGGGAATTCTCTGtccacatacactaccgttcgctagccagataattccatgttctccatgaaggctctcacttttatccatgtgctagcataactgtacaagggttttctaatcatcaatgagcctttcagcaccattagctaacacaatgtagcattagaacacaggagtgatggttgctggaaatgttcctctggacCCCTATAGAGACATTCCATAGTTGCTCTAACCTTTTAAGGTATGTAGAtacttaaagttgctccatattaaagttgctccatattatttaaagctgctcaaaaatgtgttaaaattgctctaagatttgttaaaattgctctaaaatgagttaaagttgcattaaaatgagttaaaattgctctacttttgttaaagttgctctaaaatgagttaaagttgctctaaaatgaggtTAAGTTGCTCTGCTttcgttaaagttgctctaaaatgagctaaagttcctctgaaattagttaaaattgaggtaaagttgctctacttttattaaaattgctttaaaatgagttgaagttgctctactttcattaaagttgctcataaatgagttgaagttgctctaaaatttgttaaaattgctctaaaatgaattaaagtttctcttcttttgttaatgttgatctaaaatgagttacagttgctctaaaatgagtaaaagttgctctaaaatgagttaaaattgcACTACGTTGGTTAATGTTGCTCTAAactgagttaaagttgctctactttcattaaagttgctctacaatgagttaaagttgctcttctTTTGTTaatgttgctctaaaatgagttaaaattgctctacaatgagttaaagttgctcttctTTTGTTAATGttgatctaaaatgagttacagttgctctaaaatgagtaaaatttgctctaaaatgagttaaaattgcACTACGTTGGTTAATGTTGCTCTAAACTGAGTTAAAGTTGCGCTACtttcattaaagttgctctaaaatgagttaaagttgctctacaatgagttaaagttgctatACTTTCGTTAATGTTGCTCTAAAAtcagctaaagttgctctgctttcgttaaagttgctctaaattaaGTTAGTTGCACTCAAATGAGGTAAAGTTGCTCTGTTTTCGTTAAAGTTGCCCTAAAATGAGGTAAAGTTGCTctaagttaaagttgctctaaaatgaggtGAAGTTGCTCTGCTTTCGTTAAAGTTGCTctcagttaaagttgctctaaaatgaggtGAAGTTGCTCTGCTTTCGTTAATTTTgctctaaataataaaatcctTATTTATACGCATTATTTGCAGGTGTTGGAGCTCCTCCTGGCCATGTGCAGCGTCTCCGGTCTGCGCTCGCTGCTCTGCCAGGTGGTTTTTAAGCCGGCCGGACCCAAACTCAGAGCTGCCGGCCGCCGCCAGGGGGCAGGAGTGGAGGGTGGACGGAAAGCAGAGGACGGCCTGGCTCTGGTGCAGTGGCTGAGCTCGCCTGTGGAGGGCGCCGAACGCTGCTCGCTGCAGGCTCTGCAGCTGTTGAATGAGCTGCTGGAGGTAGGACAGATTTCACACCGTTCACAGGTTCCATCCAGCCACAAAACTGCACATTAAAGCTACACTTGTGGATTTTTTCTCTGTCATACTTCATGTATTTTGAGCttacttcatttttattctgttttatttttatttacaccctaatcttctgtgttgttttattgtttacccttttattgaATATCCGTGCTGCTGTAATAACTTAATTTCCGTCCTAATAAAGTCATCTAAGTAAAGCAAATTTCACTGCAGCAGTGAATCCTGATCTCTGGTTTTGAACCATTCAATTAAACCCAAATATAAGCACCACTATTCTCTTCAGCTCCTTCTGTTAACTTACTTTTAGCTGaatggttctttggtgtgatgtcgtcactcctttttttttttagattttttgtttctaattttAACCCTCAGTCTTATTCTTTAGTTTTTAAACTTTCTAGTAcgactggacccgaatatctgaatattcagtcgtgacggtggtatctgaatattaattttgagatccgaatattcgtacCGACATGacccccccgtcggacgttacagTATGAACCGATCGTAATATTCACAGCATCGCCCAACGAGGCCAACTAGGTgtcaaactttctctttcattCCTTTAGTTCTCTGCTTTTATTCATATAAAATTTCAGCTCAATGTGGAGTAAAACAATccaaaatgtttacaaaatgaGGCATTGCGTTTGCATTTCTTCACGCTCTTTTGCGGACagcacatttcttttggtttctgCTGTGTTGCAGCTTTTCCTgtgtttaatttgaattttaatcGACCTAATGTGACTTTTATGGTCCTGTTCTGGTTTTCCTCTCCATCCAGGAGGCCTTGGCTGCAGACACCATGCCTGATTCCATGCTGAGCTTCGTGGAAATGTTGCTCCCAGTCCTGTTTGAGCTGCTGAAGGGCCTCGATCCTGCTCAAGGAGACGCTCACGTCAGAAAACACTGCCACCGAATCACCCACGTCACCAGTCTGCTGCTAAATATCCTTTTACCTCCTCCTCAGctgctctgatgtttttgtctgcattgatgcgttttttgtttgctttgaagCCTTGACTCTTCCACTCCTGTGCACCGAGGACTCCACCAGATCTTTGGTGTCCCGTCAGGTGAGCGCTCAGCTCTGCCTCTCCCGGGTCGAAGCCCTGCTCTCCTGTTGTCATAGCAACAGCCCCATCACCTGCCTGCATCCCGGCTCTGACGACGACCTCAGGTGAGTCTGACCAACAGGTTCACCGCAAATTCTCACATTTCTCTGACTTTTAAGCGTGTCACTCCAACTCTGTGGGTGTTACGATCACAGGTTCATGAAATAGAAACTGTCGGGATGAGTCATACAAATACGCTGTGTTCGGTGTTTCTCGTTTTTACAAGcaaggaacatttttaaaaatctttttcatAATGAAAGCAGTGGGATTCTgcttctgaaccccaaaactagCCACTGATTTTATCTTTGGAGGATCTGCAAATTTAAGTAAATTTATCACAGCGAggaactgtgaaaacagaaggaATCTTCAGGTTTTCAGCTTTCCGACGGTCTGTGAATGCATCATGTGTCGGGAAAAACAACCAGTTCcaaacttaaaataaaataagtcgACAGAAAAGTTGCAAAGCGAcgataaaatgagacacacgacacaaacaagacaaaaaatgacaaaagcgagacaaaaatgacacaaaacgacaaaaacgagacaaaaatgacaaaaacgataaACAAAACGACGACAAAATAGTCaatacaagcgagacaaaaaaacacaaaatgacaaaaccgatgCTCAAAACAACggcaaaacacagaatgacaaaaaaaaaaaccataagcaagacaaaaaggaaatgcaaaacaacaaaaaccagacaaaatattacaaaaatgagacacaacggCAAAAGCGAggaacaaaaaggagacaaacgacatgaaacaaagcaaaaagagacagaacaactgagttacaaatttacaaaaggacgaaaacatgttttttaattaattcaaaTCAGTTCCTTTAACTGCccacattttaaacacttaaaATTCTATTCCACTGTTCTGCATTTAATTGAACCTcccagaaatacacaaaaagatgcttttATGTAATCGCAGTAGTAAATATACTCTCTTTCTTAcagtgtaaaaatacagtatttaagGAGGTGAGGTAGGATTTTCAGCGTATAAAAGCTTATTTCGCAGATAGAACTTTTATAAATAAGATTTTAAATGCGtgacttttattattatttatttttgtggtgTCATTTTGCTGCATTTCCGTCTTAAAGTTGCgttttttctttcagtcatgTGTGTGCTGTAGCTCTACTGAAGACTCTGGAGTTAATGAGCAAActgaggcagcaggtgaaggacATGGAGACCAGTTTCTACAGGATGCTGCAGGTAAACGCTGTGTTCTCgcctcttcttctgctgctgctgctgcttctttagCTGATTCAGTTTCTCCTCCAGGACCAGAGGATGGTGACGCCCCTCTCTCTCGCCCTGACGTCCCGCCACAGAGAACATGTCCAGACGGGACTGTCGCTGCTGTTTGAAGCCACTCCGCTGCCAGACTTCCCTTCCTTAGTGTGAGTCCAGAAAATCCTCATGTCTGCTGGCAAACCTTAAAGGAGAGTTCTGGTGCATTTCAGcctgctgtatttctgatgtGTGTTGCTCTTCTGGCTCTAAGTGTCGTGCTAAATTTGCACCGTTGACTTCTGTTGTAGAGATTCGGAGAAATTGAGGTTAGCGGAGCAATTAGCAGGAGCTCCAGAAACTTAAGTTAATGAATTTAGCCACCGAGAACGGACATTTAGCTAACTTCTCTTGGAtgcatttgagtcattttagacaatttagCTCATTTCGACCaacttcaagtcattttgaacatttttatgaatcattttagacagtttttgaAATATTCCAGACACAGGGGAAAATGTTTTACATCATATTGGACATGGttcacatcattttggacaggtttttgcCTTGTTCTGACAGGTTTCACATAATTTTAGATAATTTTGTGAGCAAcgttggacaatttttgagtcattgtggacagTTTTAGCTACTTTTGGACCAATATGAAgtcatttggtcatttttaagtgatgttggacagtttttgtgttgttgcagacatgttttgttcattttggacacattctgagtcattttggggtcattgtgaacacctgtggacaggtttcacatcattttggacaatttttgagtcactgTGGAAAAGTTTAACTAATTTTTGGACTAGTAGTaagtcatttttgagtcattttatacagttttttcATTATTCCAGACATTTGATCTtagttttggacacattttgagtcattctggacaattacTGAGTTATTGTGAGCAAGTTTAGCTGATTTTTTTGGACCAAAATTACgtagattttgagtcattttcaacagttttcgaattattgtgtattttatgcTAATCTTGGACACATTTTATGTCATCTTGGATTAGTTTTACATAATTTCTGacactttttgagtcattttggacaacaggTTGAAATAAACTAATTATCCTTGTAACTGTATTTAACTGTTGTTTACCAAATCTTATTTCTCAAGTCTGGGAGAAAGCATCGCCGCTAACAACGCCTATCGCCAGAGGGAGGCCGAGCTGTCCGTCAAGCGCGTCGCCGTGCAGGAAGTCCCGCCTCCCAGGATAAACACCAGCGTGTTGGATTCGTCCAGCGCTTCCAGCAGGAGTGTTCACAGCCTGGTGGAGAAGATACAGACGGGTTTGGAGGTAAAACATGAGATTATTTAACACTGAAAAGCTCCTGTATGTTTACTGATTAGTGGAAGAAATTAATCCTGAAGAAGCATTTTTGTGcgatattgttatttatttatgtattatgcAATTTTTCAAGTGCAATGTCTctcaaaagtgtttttcttaaacTTTCCTTTCAGAATATGTTGTAAATTCTGTGAATATttggatctgtgtgtgtgaacgtgttttaaatgaattaatgtgattaaaaaagtACATAACTGAGCTATGTTTTTAGGCAATGCACTGAAATTTCAGGAATTGTAAATCTAACAGTTAATTTCTAGATTATTTATTCTCTTGTTGACCCttaaaaatattcagataaaacagtttgagagagaaaaaaattatttttgaccAAGAATCAGACCAGATAGTTTCTGTCTTGCAGTTATCACAATtgcaaatgaaagaaatgagTCATAGACTgtctaaatttttattttatgtaattatttCCTCATTCTTACAGTAGTTTTCACttgtctttttgctgtttgtagCTGCAGGAGCAGGCAAAGGACTCACATGTTTCTGAGATCATCGACGTTTATGAACAGAAGCTTTCTGCGTTTACGGTGAGTGAGTTTGTTGGATAAAAACGTCAATTTACAGTGACATCTTTTGGTGTaaagacattttgaacatttttatgaaccattttagacagtttttgaaatattccagacatttttgattcattttagacacattttaagtattttttagtcattttagaccaatttttaatcattttagacaaatttcacATAATTCTGgacgttttttctttttttggacatgttttgcatcatttttggacatgttgtcatttttgacatgtttttgtcatgttagacaggtttcacatcattttggacacatttttttttcttttttgacaggtttaatataattttttgaaatgtttcacaacattttggacatgcttttgtcattgtggacaggttttgcatcattttagacatgttttttgtcattttggacgtgtttttgtaattttgacatGTCTCACataattttggacaggtttttgtcattttggacatgttttacatcatttttggaCAGGTTTGTGACCCAGAATCAGACCAAATAATTGGTCTGAAGTTAAAGAGTGACACCTTGTGGTAGATGTGGGCTTTTGCAGGCGGGTGAACAGGCAGGTGTTTACTTTAAACTATCTTTTTAATATAAGGGAAAACGGATCatacattatttatattttttattaaagtcttTCATCGCCTACTTGAGGTTTATTTCCTTAAGGAGCTGCAAGTTTACATAGTAAAAGAACTGGATTTAATCATTTCAGAAAGAGAATCTGAGGAGTCTTTGTTGATTTAGGAGTTTTTCTGAAtcagtatttctgtgtgtattcAGTCTAAGGAGAGCCGTCTGCAGGACTTGCTGGAGGCCAAAGCTCTGGCTCTCTCTCAGGCCGACCGTCTCATCGCTCAGTATCGCGTCCAACGAGCTCAAGCTGAGGCCGAGGTAACTCAAACTTAGACCTACCAGAGCTTTTCTACAAACAACTACAGGAAATATTCTGTTCCTGTTTAACATCAGACTTAATAACGTGATAATGACAAATTCTGGCACTGAGACCTTCTGACACTGACAGAATAATAATTTTAATCCTCTATGAAGCATAAAGACACGAGCATTTGTGCTATTTTAGCCTTGTGTCATTGTACATGTGCTATATTTCCCCGTCTGCCTTCAGGCTCGTAAGCTGGCGTCTCTGCTGAAGGATGCTGAGCGTCGGCGGGAGGATCTGCAGGCGGAGCTGAGCGGCCAGGTTCTGGAGGTGCAGCGCTCCAGGGCCGAcatggaggagctgctgcagcacaaCGGCCGGCTGCAGCGGGACTCTGAGGACCACCAGGCCCTGAAAGGAGCCTACAACAGCCTGCTGAACAGGTCAGCAGCTGGAGAACACACATCCATGGAGCTCCACCAAGTTCTGGAtccacagctgagcagacaaTAATGCAGAACAGTGTTATTCCAAAATGACAGTTTAGCCATGCCACGTACTTCTGATTTTTATATTAAATTACATGATGCGGTTTAATTTAGCTTAAAATCCTGAACTTTCTGTTGACATTCTAATTATTTTAGAGCAAGTATAATGTCATTTTAGAcgacttttgagtcatttttgacaatcttttaatattttcgaACGGGTGTAATGTGTAATTTACCACGATTTTTGAGCGATTTTGGGCAATTCTTAGtcattttagaaaatgtatgccattttaaattgcttttgagtacttttggaaatttttttaaTCCTCTACAACAGTTATAATATCATTTTAGATGACTTCTGAGCAATGTTAAacaatttttaatcattttagaaCAGGTGTAATGTCATTTTAGATgacttttaagtcattttgtactatttttgttaaatttagaAATTATGTAGCGGTATTTTAGATTACATTTGAGcaattttagaccattttaatcattttaaacaggTGTAATGTCACTTTGGagcatttttgagtcatttttgaatttcttttgaCAATTTAGAACAGGTGTAATATCATTTTAGAtgacttttgagtcattttggaccattttttttataatttagaACAGGTataatgtcattttggaccatttttttataatttagaACAGGTataatgtcattttggaccatttttttataatttagaACAGGTataatgtcattttggaccatttttttataatttagaACAGGTataatgtcattttggaccattttttatAATTTAGAACAGGTATAAtgtcattttgaccatttttttaataatttagaaCAGGTATAAtgtcattttgaccatttttttaataatttagaaCAGGTataatgtcattttggaccatttttgcataattgtgaacaattttaaatcatttggaACATGTGTAGTGTGAGATCATTTAATCTCTCCAGTTTCTATTTTACATGTTCCGTTATGGTaacccttattaatgaagaattctagttatgaatgacaggttctctgctataacatgctgttaaaacataaCGTTTAATATATATCTGCTCCAAATATCTGTCTTTATCGGTATCGGCCCTGGAAAACCCACATCCCGAGCATGTTTTCAGGTGTTCTTTTAATGATAAAGCGTCTCTTCCTGTGTTTATCGGTGCTGTTTTCAGGTTCAATGAGACGGAGCGGCTGCTGAAGGAGCTCCAGTCGGCTCACATCTCTCTGACCAAACAGAACGAAGCTCTGAGGAGGAACCAGGAAGCTCTACAGCTGCAGCAAGACAAGTAACTCCATGATTTACACTATTTTTAATCCTTTTAAACAGGTATAATAAGCCACAGAAAGGATTGATGTCATCACTGTTAGCTGCTCCTCATATTTTAGCTCCTATGATTAAATATTTCAGCAGATCTTACACTATATTATAGTGTCTGACACACATTTTAGGacctctgtttgctgtttttagtCATAAATCCTGCTGGAAATACACTCCAGCATCTCATCTGTCCGTGTTTCTGACTCTTCTCCGTTCCTCTTTCAGGATGGCGTCGGTGTTGGAGGAGAGAGACGAAGAAATCAAATCCCTTCAGTCGGACCTGCAGAAGAAAAACAGCGACATCGCAGGTCGGTTTTATGTCAGTGCAGGGCTGTGAATCATTCTGTGGTTTTAACTGTGTTCTGtcgacacaaacaaccacaaatgagGAGTTTAACCACAGATTTGATgctcattttggataattttgagtggtttttggacaagtttcacattgttttggtcagttttgAGGTCATTCTGGACCATTTGTAGTCATTTAGAACAGGTGTactctcatttttaaataattttagatacattttaatcatttagaaCAGGTGTactctcatttttaaataattttagatacattttaatcatttagaaCAGGTGTgctctcatttttaaataattttagatacattttaatcatttagaaCAGGTGTgctctcatttttaaataattttagatacattttaatcatttagaaCAGGTGTactctcatttttaaataattttagatacattttaatcatttagaaCAGGTGTgctctcatttttaaataattttagatacattttaatcatttagaaCAGGTGTactctcatttttaaataattttagacaaattttaatcatttagaaAAGGTGTactctcatttttaaataattttagatacattttaatcatttagaaCAGGTGTactctcatttttaaataattttagatacattttaatcatttagaaCAGGTGTactctcatttttaaataattttagatacattttaatcatttagaaCAGGTGTactctcatttttaaataattttagatacattttaatcatttagaaCAGGTGTactctcatttttaaataattttagatacattttaatcatttagaaCAGGTGTactctcatttttaaataattttagatacattttaatcatttagaaCAGGTGTac is a window encoding:
- the LOC110947061 gene encoding protein CIP2A homolog, which translates into the protein MASTSTLVTTSPSVREMLSSLSSSDSSKESSSESNSDSSFDISSSEDKKRKKKKGRGKNSAKKSEKKGLKTLRRAQNPDQVVARYKKILKIFNKAATMSAAFKRVGVDRNTVVANAPVAELFISALGKYKDLVQKHNVRTLKLSDFKDGRDDEFEVSAAGYPAVQRQQDDTNAAQLLRQVEMLQFTKFPKRPTMQAAVSGAQTGGFRPEMRPAAVLGQVLPSECVSGLVDWLKPNTSPALTSSIISCWPTGDDHSREILHSSYNLTSTLLRHPLPQRHTGEALVLQVLQKLTYNARIFQSTNYIPELVAFLMTNIQSHSDDVIMPCLGLMANLCRDNHSVQSHLKSLDNVKPFYRTLINFLAHNSLTVVVFTLSILASLTLNEKVGEKLFDAKNIHQTFQLVFNIIVNGDGTLTRKYSVDLLVDLLKNPKIADYLTRYQHFSACVAQVLGLLRSKDPDSAAKVLELLLAMCSVSGLRSLLCQVVFKPAGPKLRAAGRRQGAGVEGGRKAEDGLALVQWLSSPVEGAERCSLQALQLLNELLEEALAADTMPDSMLSFVEMLLPVLFELLKGLDPAQGDAHVRKHCHRITHVTSLLLILCTEDSTRSLVSRQVSAQLCLSRVEALLSCCHSNSPITCLHPGSDDDLSHVCAVALLKTLELMSKLRQQVKDMETSFYRMLQDQRMVTPLSLALTSRHREHVQTGLSLLFEATPLPDFPSLVLGESIAANNAYRQREAELSVKRVAVQEVPPPRINTSVLDSSSASSRSVHSLVEKIQTGLELQEQAKDSHVSEIIDVYEQKLSAFTSKESRLQDLLEAKALALSQADRLIAQYRVQRAQAEAEARKLASLLKDAERRREDLQAELSGQVLEVQRSRADMEELLQHNGRLQRDSEDHQALKGAYNSLLNRFNETERLLKELQSAHISLTKQNEALRRNQEALQLQQDKMASVLEERDEEIKSLQSDLQKKNSDIAGLRVELQAEEDKVKEKDQERRELEDTVDVLRKELNKTEQARKDASIKASSLELQKSQLEAKLKHKEDELNKHSAMIAMIHSLSSGKMKNDVNLSL